The Colletotrichum higginsianum IMI 349063 chromosome 2, whole genome shotgun sequence genome has a segment encoding these proteins:
- a CDS encoding Tdp-4-oxo-6-deoxy-d-glucose transaminase, which yields MIPHSKPFNPPKSLQYVEDVLNTGKLAQGLYTQKCEEWLQEMMPTGKAFLVTSGTTALEMAAMIFDIQPGDEVIFPSYTFVSTVNAFVARGAKPVFVDIEKDTMNLDVKLVEGAISTKTRAIVPVHYAGISCDMDGLMEIASRHNLVVIEDAAQSLTSKYRGAYSGTIGHIGCVSFHETKNLTSGGQGGAILVNRDELVDRAEVVYDNGTNRVQFLRGRLPMYEWQDVGSNHIMSEVLAALLWSHLEMTQVIQQVRLGIWNKYQTSLQPLSDSHGWFDLPKIPQDREHNGHIFYLKLRDPSRRLKIMQFMRKNGVSVTTHYSPLHVSSIGRRIGRFVGKDVNTSLSSLQLVRLPIYFELSEEDQDKVISLVRAFFENGEEARL from the coding sequence ATGATTCCACACTCTAAACCTTTCAATCCACCCAAGTCGCTACAGTATGTCGAGGATGTCCTGAACACCGGGAAACTGGCTCAAGGGCTGTACACCCAGAAATGCGAAGAATGGCTGCAGGAGATGATGCCAACCGGCAAAGCTTTCCTGGTGACGTCTGGAACGACAGCCCTCGAGATGGCCGCCATGATATTCGATATCCAACCGGGCGACGAAGTTATCTTCCCCAGCTACACGTTCGTCTCTACCGTCAACGCCTTTGTGGCCAGGGGTGCCAagcccgtcttcgtcgaTATCGAAAAGGACACAATGAACCTTGACGTGAaactcgtcgagggcgcAATCAGCACGAAAACGCGGGCTATCGTCCCCGTCCACTACGCAGGTATCTCTTGCGATATGGACGGATTGATGGAAATCGCTTCCCGCCACAATCTTGTGGTTATTGAAGACGCGGCGCAAAGTCTCACTTCCAAGTACCGCGGTGCATACTCCGGCACCATCGGCCACATCGGCTGCGTCAGCTTCCATGAGACGAAGAATCTCACATCCGGAGGCCAGGGAGGGGCCATCTTGGTCAACCGAGATGAGCTGGTCGACAGAGCCGAAGTGGTTTACGACAACGGCACGAACAGAGTCCAGTTCCTTCGTGGGAGGCTGCCAATGTACGAGTGGCAGGACGTTGGATCCAACCACATCATGTCCGAGGTCCTTGCTGCCCTTTTGTGGTCCCATCTTGAGATGACGCAAGTTATCCAGCAGGTAAGGCTCGGAATCTGGAACAAATACCAAACCTCTCTCCAGCCGCTATCCGACTCTCATGGGTGGTTCGACTTGCCCAAGATACCACAAGACCGTGAGCATAACGGCCACATCTTTTACCTCAAGTTGCGGGATCCCTCACGCCGTTTGAAAATCATGCAGTTCATGAGGAAGAACGGAGTATCGGTCACTACCCACTACTCTCCACTACACGTGTCTTCGATCGGGAGAAGAATCGGGAGGTTCGTTGGGAAAGATGTAAACACGTCACTCTCAAGCCTCCAGCTTGTGCGCCTACCCATCTACTTTGAGCTGAGCGAAGAGGATCAAGACAAGGTGATCTCCCTGGTTCGAGCATTTTTCGAGaatggagaagaagcccgGCTATGA
- a CDS encoding Acid phosphatase codes for MAALSPVKDSAYMDPPGLKLELVQVFFRHDWAPDRTGDNYEELIILPDWPFNLSAKGPETLFRGTGPKSIPINDEVDKPLLPDGRRPIYCDKGELTDRGRASTMELGRQLRRLYIDRLDFMPRTLDIGTVYLRSTQYQRTFVSLQHLFRGLYPPEFVGGRQADVVVAVADPRHETLLPPEDYDERFAALLGEFTRRAAMKWNSSLEMRFVNSQIGRWMPGGGPVMVDSQPLKLHGVLDTMTAVAAAPRPQDFLPPEFLDPGLRAIMEKICAEEEFAGYVHSKEFRSLGVGNMLQEVIQRMSATMHRTDQPHAGGKDERRMFLFACHDSTIAGTLASLGVMKDPDWFWPPYTAYITIELFRYVGPREGGLVAHDSTNEAKDAGSWFIRLNYQGKPVVIPGCVEKGNYLLGCEGVYTFEAVRDLIDEFAPGEEGPCFVTTAERKKLPRI; via the exons ATGGCTGCACTCTCACCCGTGAAAGACTCGGCATACATGGATCCTCCAGGGCTCAAGCTAGAACTTGTCCAAGTA TTCTTTCGCCATG ACTGGGCGCCAGACAG AACGGGAGATAACTACGAGGAGTTAATAATTCTCCCAGACTGGCCCTTCAATCTGTCGGCAAAGGGTCCAGAGACGCTTTTCCGTGGCACTGGACCAAAGTCAATCCCCATTaacgacgaggtcgacaagCCGCTGTTGCCGGATGGTAGACGGCCTATTTACTG TGACAAGGGCGAGTTGACGGACAGAGGCCGGGCCAGCACCATGGAGCTTGGGCGCCAACTTCGCAGGCTATACATTGATCGACTGGACTTCATGCCTCGGACGCTTGATATCGGTACCGTTTACCTCAGGAGTACGCAATACCAGCGAACCTTTGTTTCGCTGCAACACCTTTTTCGCGGCTTGTATCCACCAGAGTTTGTCGGCGGACGCCAggccgatgtcgtcgtcgccgtggcAGACCCTCGACATGAGACACTTCTCCCCCCGGAGGATTACGACGAGCGGTTTGCCGCCCTGCTTGGAGAGTTCACAAGGCGAGCCGCGATGAAAT GGAACAGCTCTCTCGAGATGAGATTCGTCAACTCCCAGATAGGACGTTGGATGCCGGGGGGCGGTCCTGTCATGGTTGACAGCCAACCCCTCAAGCTACACGGTGTGCTCGACACAATGACCGCCGTGGCAGCGGCACCTAGACCCCAAGACTTCCTCCCTCCAGAGTTCCTCGACCCGGGTCTGCGAGCCATCATGGAGAAGATCTGTGCCGAGGAAGAGTTTGCCGGATATGTCCACAGCAAGGAATTCCGCAGCCTCGGTGTCGGCAACATGTTGCAGGAGGTCATCCAGCGCATGTCTGCTACAATGCATCGGACCGACCAGCCACATGCAGGCGGGAAAGACGAGCGGCGTATGTTCCTCTTTGCCTGCCACGACTCGACCATCGCAGGTACCTTGGCTTCGCTGGGGGTCATGAAGGACCCGGATTGGTTTTGGCCACCGTACACCGCCTACATCACGATAGAACTCTTTCGTTATGTCGGGCCACGAGAAGGCGGCCTTGTTGCCCACGACAGCACAAACGAAGCAAAAGATGCTGGCTCCTGGTTTATTCGGCTAAACTACCAAGGCAAGCCCGTGGTGATACCTGGCTGCGTTGAAAAGGGCAACTATCTGCTCGGCTGTGAAGGCGTATACACATTT GAAGCTGTAAGGGACCTCATCGATGAATTTGCaccgggcgaggaggggcCATGTTTTGTAACGACAGCAGAGCGGAAGAAGCTTCCGCGCATATAA
- a CDS encoding Galactoside O-acetyltransferase, whose product MTGHELDLEQNRARMAAGELYYAFTPDLNADRRRCSAACERFNRAGGDVSRRALALLVKEYVSYPKIPTRLVEERDPGARMANHNCVLSILKDDRALPDPAPTPHEDEKSLADEPWIDGPVKMDYGYNVKLGKNVYINFNSVWIDTCTIEVGDRTLIGPNCSFYSAAHPLDPVLRNGTAGPEYGKPIKIGADCWFGGSCIVLPGVTIGQGVTIGAGSVVTKDVPDFVAIAGNPARVIKDVPHP is encoded by the exons ATGACTGGACacgagctcgacctcgagcaaAACAGGGCCCGCATGGCCGCCGGAGAGCTGTACTATGCCTTTACTCCGGACCTTAATGCTGACCGACGTCGGTGCTCGGCCGCTTGCGAGAGATTCAACCGCGCCGGTGGTGATGTCTCACGGAGAGCGCTCGCACTACTGGTGAAGGAGTACGTGTCTTACCCTAAAATACCGACACGCTTAGTAGAAGAGCGAGACCCGGGAGCCCGTATGGCTAACCATAATTGTGTCCTCAGCATCCTGAAAGACGATCGTGCCCTGCCCGACCCAGCCCCTACCCCccacgaggacgagaagagcCTTGCTGATGAACCTTGGATCGACGGGCCTGTGAAGATGGATTATGGGTACAACGTCAA GTTGGGGAAGAATGTCTACATCAACTTCAACAGCGTGTGGATCGACACGTGTACCATTGAGGTCGGTGACCGGACCCTCATCGGCCCCAACTGTTCCTTCTACAGCGCTGCGCATCCGTTGGACCCCGTCTTGCGGAACGGCACCGCAGGTCCCGAGTACGGAAAGCCCATCAAAATTGGCGCCGACTGTTGGTTCGGGGGCAGCTGCATCGTGCTCCCCGGCGTCACCATCGGTCAAGGCGTCACCATTGGGGCCGGCAGCGTTGTGACCAAAGACGTTCCGGActtcgtcgccatcgccggaAACCCGGCCCGTGTCATCAAAGACGTCCCCCATCCCTAG